Proteins from a single region of Haloterrigena alkaliphila:
- a CDS encoding beta-CASP ribonuclease aCPSF1, whose protein sequence is MSDDTNASDLYDRVRNEVPSELDVTDVQYEGPDLVIYTETAREFARDSDILGTLAHALRKRITIRPVPGTQSSPDEAEAVIHDVVPDDAKIQDLEFHSSIGEVLIKAEKPGLVIGQRGSTIREISQEVGWNPEVVRTPPMESSTVDNVRNYLTQERAERRDFLVDVGEQIHGTPENDVDWVRVTTLGCCREVGRASFVLHTPNTKILVDCGDKPGAEGEVPYLHVPEAMPLPELDAVVLTHAHLDHSALLPLLFKYGYDGPIYTTEPTRDLMGLLQLDYLDVASKEGRTPPYSSEQVRQAIKHTIPIGYGDVTDIAPDVKLTMHNAGHILGSATAHFHVGNGFHNVVFSGDVHYEPTRLFNGAVNDFPRAETMIMESTYGRRNDYQTETEESEARVRQIIRETYDRDGTVVIPAFAVGRSQELMLVLEEAMREDEIPTMPIYLDGMIREATAIHTAYPEYLRDGLRRRILHEDENPFMAEQFHQVDGGGAMREEIASGEPCIILSTSGMVTGGPIMSWLELLGPDADNTLLFVGYQAEGTLGRRIESGRTEVSLEGGSGRAERLTLYCRIESVSGFSGHADRAGLEQYVEEMNPRPERILCVHGDDQATDQLSSALYQQYDIRTHQPKNLETFRFP, encoded by the coding sequence ATGAGTGACGATACGAACGCTTCCGACCTGTACGACCGAGTTAGAAATGAGGTGCCCTCAGAACTGGACGTCACCGACGTTCAGTACGAGGGTCCCGATCTCGTTATCTATACTGAGACGGCTCGAGAGTTCGCACGCGATAGTGATATTCTCGGGACGCTCGCACACGCACTTCGCAAACGAATAACGATCCGTCCGGTTCCGGGAACGCAGTCGAGCCCGGACGAAGCCGAGGCGGTGATCCACGATGTCGTTCCCGACGACGCGAAGATCCAGGATCTCGAGTTCCACTCGTCGATCGGAGAGGTACTGATCAAAGCCGAGAAACCGGGGTTAGTAATCGGACAACGAGGAAGTACGATCCGCGAGATTTCGCAGGAAGTGGGATGGAATCCGGAAGTCGTCCGGACGCCGCCGATGGAGTCGTCGACGGTGGACAACGTCAGGAATTACCTTACGCAAGAACGAGCCGAACGGCGTGACTTTCTCGTCGACGTCGGCGAACAAATTCACGGCACGCCCGAGAACGACGTTGACTGGGTTCGAGTGACGACGCTGGGCTGCTGTCGTGAGGTCGGCCGTGCGAGCTTCGTTCTCCACACGCCGAATACGAAGATACTCGTCGATTGCGGCGACAAACCCGGTGCCGAAGGTGAGGTGCCGTATCTTCACGTTCCGGAAGCGATGCCACTGCCGGAACTCGATGCCGTCGTGCTGACGCACGCACATCTGGATCACAGCGCGTTGCTCCCCTTGTTGTTCAAATACGGCTACGATGGACCGATCTATACGACGGAACCGACGCGGGATCTCATGGGGCTCCTCCAACTGGACTATCTCGACGTCGCCTCGAAGGAAGGCCGGACGCCGCCATATTCCAGTGAGCAGGTCCGGCAGGCGATCAAACACACGATTCCGATCGGATACGGTGACGTCACCGATATCGCGCCGGACGTCAAGTTGACGATGCACAACGCGGGGCACATCCTGGGGAGCGCAACGGCGCACTTCCACGTCGGGAACGGCTTTCACAACGTCGTCTTCTCCGGCGACGTCCACTACGAACCGACGCGACTGTTCAACGGTGCGGTCAACGACTTCCCGCGAGCGGAAACGATGATCATGGAGTCGACGTACGGCCGACGGAACGATTATCAGACGGAGACCGAAGAGAGCGAAGCGCGGGTCCGTCAGATCATCAGAGAAACGTACGATCGAGATGGAACGGTCGTCATCCCCGCCTTCGCCGTCGGCCGCTCACAGGAGCTGATGTTAGTCCTCGAGGAAGCGATGCGCGAGGACGAGATTCCGACGATGCCGATCTATCTCGACGGGATGATTCGGGAAGCGACCGCGATCCACACGGCGTATCCGGAGTATCTCCGCGACGGGCTTCGGCGACGCATCCTGCACGAGGACGAGAACCCCTTCATGGCCGAGCAGTTCCACCAGGTCGACGGCGGCGGGGCGATGCGCGAAGAGATCGCCAGCGGCGAGCCCTGTATCATCCTCTCGACGTCCGGGATGGTGACCGGCGGCCCGATCATGTCCTGGCTCGAGTTACTCGGTCCGGACGCGGACAACACGCTCCTGTTCGTCGGGTACCAGGCGGAAGGGACGCTCGGCCGCAGAATCGAAAGCGGTCGCACGGAGGTGTCGCTCGAGGGCGGTTCCGGACGCGCGGAGCGATTGACGCTTTACTGTCGAATCGAGTCCGTGAGCGGATTCTCGGGGCACGCGGACCGAGCGGGTCTCGAGCAGTACGTCGAGGAGATGAACCCGCGGCCGGAGCGGATTCTCTGCGTTCACGGTGACGATCAGGCGACGGATCAGCTCTCGTCGGCCCTCTACCAGCAGTACGATATCAGGACGCATCAGCCGAAGAATCTGGAGACGTTCCGATTCCCCTGA
- a CDS encoding amino acid ABC transporter substrate-binding protein, translated as MVGRNKQQGRRTYLKTLGAAGAAGMSGLAGCTLIGDEDDGEGITIAATVPRSGQFSSLGTAVEEGYELGVARMNEELDEEVEIIMHDDESDPEVVSQSLTQITSNNQVDMIWGSFSSVLVTAGSAFAENQGLPFLGAFFAFEGPHRNEGYEWTYSPFPKSRDVARSTQGLLELIPEGERPSNIGIWEANSGWGEEQADYWEETLSGAGYDVVLRETYQLGSEDFSSLISQSASADVEVLLSTPTPPGGITAVTQMQENGWAPQVLKFVRAADPTAWWSGLGEAGAYACMCPGWVPGLTGGGNEQLWSAYEDEYGLDDGELIRTPVGGGYNLAQTALQAVQAADSTDPGAIQDALRSESFETVIGSFSFEDNGLPAEGELTAPTGQWWEGNQHTVYPNADGRGASDFRYPIPSWSER; from the coding sequence ATGGTGGGACGTAACAAGCAGCAGGGAAGGCGTACGTATCTCAAAACACTCGGGGCGGCCGGTGCCGCCGGCATGTCCGGACTCGCCGGCTGTACCCTCATCGGGGACGAAGACGACGGGGAAGGGATTACGATAGCCGCGACGGTACCGCGGTCGGGGCAGTTCTCCTCGCTCGGGACGGCGGTCGAGGAGGGGTACGAACTCGGCGTCGCGAGGATGAACGAGGAACTCGACGAGGAGGTCGAGATCATCATGCACGACGACGAAAGCGACCCCGAAGTCGTCTCGCAGAGCCTCACGCAGATCACGAGCAACAACCAGGTCGACATGATCTGGGGGAGCTTCTCGAGCGTCCTCGTGACCGCAGGGAGCGCGTTCGCGGAGAACCAGGGACTGCCGTTCCTCGGCGCGTTCTTCGCTTTCGAGGGGCCACACCGCAACGAGGGGTACGAGTGGACGTACTCCCCGTTCCCGAAGTCCCGGGACGTCGCGCGGTCCACGCAAGGCCTGCTCGAACTCATCCCGGAAGGTGAACGCCCCTCGAACATCGGTATCTGGGAGGCCAACAGCGGATGGGGCGAGGAGCAGGCCGACTACTGGGAGGAGACGCTCTCGGGGGCCGGCTACGACGTCGTGCTCCGGGAGACCTACCAACTCGGCTCCGAGGACTTCTCGTCGCTCATCTCCCAGTCGGCCAGCGCCGACGTCGAAGTGTTGCTGTCGACCCCGACGCCGCCGGGCGGCATCACGGCCGTCACCCAGATGCAGGAGAACGGCTGGGCACCACAGGTGCTGAAGTTCGTCCGCGCCGCGGACCCGACCGCGTGGTGGTCGGGTCTCGGCGAAGCGGGCGCCTACGCCTGCATGTGTCCCGGCTGGGTGCCGGGGCTGACCGGCGGCGGCAACGAACAGCTCTGGAGCGCCTACGAGGACGAGTACGGGCTCGACGATGGCGAACTCATTCGAACCCCGGTTGGCGGCGGATACAACCTCGCACAGACGGCGCTGCAGGCGGTTCAGGCCGCCGACTCCACGGATCCCGGTGCCATTCAGGACGCGCTCCGGTCGGAGTCCTTCGAGACCGTCATCGGTTCGTTCAGCTTCGAGGACAACGGGCTGCCGGCGGAAGGCGAACTGACCGCACCGACCGGCCAGTGGTGGGAGGGGAACCAGCACACCGTCTACCCCAACGCCGACGGGCGCGGTGCGTCCGACTTCCGCTACCCGATTCCGTCGTGGAGCGAACGGTAA
- a CDS encoding ABC transporter ATP-binding protein — protein sequence MTVLEGEQLTKRFGGIVAVDDVSFAIDRGETVGLIGPNGAGKSTLFRLISGVQEPNEGTVYLDGNDITGLSPHEICHRGLVRTHQIVRPFETLTLVENAAVGAEFGGRDVDDPEERAHEVLEFVGLDEMAHTTPDELSVGALKRLEIARALATDPEVLLFDEVAGGLDTEETEAIVDLIGDIGDQGKTVFLIDHVMRALMSVSERVFVLDNGSLIASGTPDEIQNDRRVIEAYLGENAGETAGAAGD from the coding sequence ATGACCGTACTCGAAGGCGAGCAACTCACGAAACGGTTCGGCGGCATCGTCGCCGTCGACGACGTCTCGTTCGCTATCGATCGGGGAGAGACCGTGGGTCTCATCGGGCCGAACGGCGCCGGCAAGTCGACGCTGTTCCGACTCATCTCCGGCGTTCAGGAACCCAACGAAGGGACCGTGTACCTCGACGGGAACGACATCACCGGCCTCTCCCCCCACGAAATCTGTCACCGGGGGCTCGTTCGCACCCACCAGATCGTCCGCCCGTTCGAAACCCTCACGCTCGTGGAGAACGCCGCCGTCGGCGCGGAGTTCGGCGGCCGCGACGTCGACGACCCCGAAGAGCGCGCCCACGAAGTCCTCGAGTTCGTCGGGCTCGACGAGATGGCCCACACCACGCCCGACGAGCTCAGCGTCGGCGCGCTGAAGCGCCTCGAGATCGCTCGCGCGCTCGCGACCGATCCCGAGGTCCTGCTGTTCGACGAGGTCGCGGGCGGCCTCGACACCGAGGAAACCGAGGCGATCGTCGATCTCATCGGAGACATCGGAGATCAGGGGAAGACGGTCTTCCTCATCGATCACGTGATGCGCGCGCTGATGTCCGTCAGCGAGCGCGTGTTCGTCCTCGACAACGGCTCTCTCATCGCGTCCGGGACTCCCGACGAGATCCAGAACGATCGCCGGGTCATCGAGGCCTATCTCGGCGAGAACGCCGGCGAGACGGCGGGCGCCGCCGGCGACTGA
- a CDS encoding amphi-Trp domain-containing protein gives MPEEELFKTEEPQSRSAIAEALIDAAEQIEAGTVHLESTDQEQQVTVPEEPTFEVELERLTDSETGDQRYELEYEIRWTR, from the coding sequence ATGCCCGAAGAAGAACTCTTCAAAACGGAGGAACCACAATCACGATCGGCGATCGCCGAGGCGCTCATCGATGCCGCCGAACAGATCGAGGCCGGCACCGTTCACCTGGAGAGTACAGACCAAGAGCAGCAGGTCACCGTCCCCGAAGAGCCGACCTTCGAAGTCGAACTCGAGCGACTCACGGATTCGGAAACCGGGGACCAGCGGTACGAACTCGAGTACGAAATCAGGTGGACACGGTAG
- a CDS encoding MFS transporter yields MDEDRLQFWSLYLARFAEGFGFVTLITLLPYYINTLGPTDTTVLGVTISAGLIVGLYTTGFTFAQTLAVVPIAWAGDRFDKRTVLLVVLGIGVVAYALFPIVDSSASFIVIRGLQGIVVTGTGLMTLSLVGQLADVGTRANYIGKANAASFAASIVGSLSAGTLYEAFGFGPIFAIIVGIVLVAWVGTVLYLDPDETRVHGFPFTDLALNRRILTLSSFRFQYAFSVTLVRTWVPIFAGVSAADGGLAYGGLAVSLTVVAEKFTNMCCQPFTGRLSDGYGRAMFVFAGGGAYGLVALAVPFSPAIGTALELPARVPLFGDVSPAFLPLVALSGFLGVADSFREPASMALFADEGTDDGGVASSFGIRELIWRPGSVVAPLLGGWLMYEISMASVFYVGGAFALTGVGSFLVILVWFHGPDALTEW; encoded by the coding sequence GTGGACGAAGATCGCCTCCAGTTCTGGTCGCTCTATCTCGCCCGGTTCGCGGAAGGGTTCGGCTTCGTCACCCTGATCACGCTCCTGCCGTACTACATCAACACGCTCGGTCCAACTGATACGACAGTTCTGGGAGTAACAATCAGCGCCGGACTCATCGTCGGCCTCTACACGACGGGCTTCACGTTCGCCCAGACCCTCGCCGTCGTTCCGATCGCGTGGGCCGGCGATCGATTCGACAAGCGGACCGTGTTGCTCGTCGTACTCGGAATCGGTGTCGTCGCCTACGCGCTGTTTCCGATCGTCGACTCGAGCGCGTCGTTCATCGTCATTCGAGGGCTACAGGGGATCGTCGTCACCGGAACCGGACTGATGACGCTCTCGCTCGTCGGGCAACTCGCCGACGTCGGGACGCGAGCCAACTACATCGGCAAAGCCAACGCTGCCAGTTTCGCCGCGTCGATCGTCGGGAGCCTCAGCGCGGGGACGCTCTACGAAGCGTTCGGGTTCGGCCCGATCTTCGCGATCATCGTCGGGATCGTCCTCGTCGCGTGGGTCGGAACCGTGTTGTATCTCGATCCGGACGAGACGCGCGTCCACGGATTCCCGTTTACCGATCTCGCACTCAACCGCCGGATTCTCACGCTCTCGAGTTTCCGCTTTCAGTACGCGTTTTCGGTGACGCTCGTCCGAACGTGGGTCCCGATCTTCGCCGGCGTCTCCGCGGCCGACGGTGGGTTGGCCTACGGCGGACTCGCCGTGTCGCTCACCGTCGTCGCCGAGAAGTTCACCAACATGTGCTGTCAGCCGTTTACGGGCCGGCTCTCGGACGGCTACGGTCGGGCGATGTTCGTCTTCGCCGGCGGCGGTGCATACGGCTTGGTCGCGCTGGCCGTCCCGTTTTCGCCGGCGATCGGAACCGCGCTCGAACTGCCGGCTCGCGTACCCCTGTTCGGCGACGTTTCGCCGGCGTTTCTCCCGCTCGTTGCGCTCTCCGGATTTCTCGGCGTCGCGGACAGCTTCCGCGAACCGGCGAGCATGGCCCTGTTCGCCGACGAGGGGACCGACGACGGCGGCGTCGCCTCGAGTTTCGGGATCCGCGAACTGATCTGGCGGCCGGGAAGCGTCGTTGCGCCGCTGCTCGGCGGCTGGCTGATGTACGAGATCAGTATGGCGTCGGTGTTCTACGTCGGTGGTGCGTTCGCACTGACCGGTGTTGGATCGTTTCTCGTGATTCTGGTGTGGTTTCACGGCCCTGACGCGCTCACCGAGTGGTGA
- a CDS encoding thermonuclease family protein, whose amino-acid sequence MPAGVTIGRVKQVVVYGSGICLLLAGLGGLAEGGVGLLGGSILLVTGLLLLPKTRPLVIGAVESVGGPDLSTLGRGTFVVVILVGTVAGAALVPTAESPATDDANSPASQSESTDPPSDSSSDDSSGDDAEETGDTDSGSSTAESSDSASDSSGTDTADSSSNADSDQSPDDSTAAAADSSSNATTASPTDSESTSQPDDSTAATSDSSSSGTADSVADSESRPTSDGSTASPSDSASADSNADSHADSIARGQQTSWTVTVVSVTDGDTMDVRMPDGSTETIRLLGVDTPETSTGRTDPAEWEGIPDDAAGRSWLAQWGDHASEYAEERLAGEEIHIELDPESDRRGTYDRLLVYASQSASSDTSFNLRLLENGYARLYDTQFTQRSAFRSAEEAARANDVGVWEYAGSSQSSGGSDESTEQSDPEPPADESTEDLPQLPADGDYDCGHFDTQDQAQTVLERDPSDPHRLDADSDGIACESLP is encoded by the coding sequence ATGCCTGCAGGCGTTACTATCGGACGGGTAAAACAGGTCGTCGTTTACGGGTCGGGGATATGCCTACTTCTGGCTGGTCTCGGCGGGCTGGCGGAGGGAGGTGTAGGACTGCTCGGCGGATCGATTCTACTGGTGACCGGGCTGCTTCTCCTCCCGAAAACCCGTCCTCTCGTTATCGGTGCAGTCGAATCGGTCGGCGGCCCCGACCTCAGTACGCTCGGACGCGGGACGTTCGTCGTCGTAATCCTCGTCGGAACGGTCGCAGGGGCGGCTCTCGTTCCGACTGCGGAGTCTCCAGCGACGGATGACGCAAATTCGCCCGCGTCTCAGTCCGAGTCGACGGACCCGCCGTCCGACTCGTCATCGGACGACTCGTCAGGGGACGACGCAGAGGAGACGGGAGACACCGATTCCGGGTCATCCACAGCAGAGAGTTCGGATTCGGCGTCTGACTCCTCGGGAACCGACACGGCGGATTCGTCCTCGAATGCTGATTCGGACCAGTCGCCCGACGATAGCACGGCAGCAGCCGCTGACTCGTCGTCGAATGCCACGACAGCCTCACCAACCGATTCCGAATCCACCTCTCAGCCGGACGATAGCACGGCAGCCACGTCCGACTCCTCGTCAAGTGGGACAGCGGATTCAGTCGCTGATTCTGAGTCGAGACCGACATCGGACGGGAGCACGGCATCTCCGTCCGACTCCGCATCGGCGGATTCGAATGCTGATTCACACGCCGATTCGATAGCACGTGGGCAACAGACGTCGTGGACGGTTACGGTCGTCTCCGTCACCGACGGGGATACGATGGACGTGCGAATGCCCGACGGCAGCACGGAGACGATCCGATTACTCGGCGTCGATACGCCGGAGACGAGCACTGGCCGGACGGACCCTGCGGAGTGGGAAGGCATTCCCGATGATGCGGCCGGAAGGAGTTGGTTAGCCCAGTGGGGTGATCACGCCAGTGAGTACGCCGAAGAGCGCCTGGCCGGGGAAGAAATCCATATCGAACTGGACCCCGAATCCGACCGGCGCGGCACGTACGACCGCCTACTCGTGTACGCGTCCCAGTCGGCGTCGTCGGACACGTCGTTCAATCTCCGCCTCCTCGAGAACGGATACGCGCGGCTGTACGATACCCAGTTCACACAGCGATCGGCGTTCCGATCCGCCGAGGAGGCGGCTCGAGCCAACGATGTCGGCGTCTGGGAGTACGCAGGGTCCTCCCAGTCGTCCGGTGGGAGCGACGAGTCCACAGAGCAATCGGATCCGGAACCGCCAGCAGATGAGAGCACCGAGGATCTCCCCCAGCTTCCCGCGGATGGAGATTACGATTGCGGCCATTTCGACACGCAGGACCAAGCACAAACGGTGCTCGAGAGAGATCCGAGCGACCCGCACCGCCTCGATGCCGATAGCGACGGAATCGCCTGCGAGTCGCTCCCCTGA
- a CDS encoding universal stress protein — MTKDLERDLGLPAVLAISIGAMIGSGIFILPALAINIAGPGVILAYLIAGLLVVPAALSKSEMATAMPEAGGTYIYIERGMGPLLGTIAGVGTWFSLAFKGALALVGGVPYLVLLFDLPVKPVALVLAVVLIAVNLLGVKQTGRLQVAIVVVMLAALLWFIYGGMPATETANYDGFFADGAGGLLAATGLVFVSYAGVTKVASVAEEVERPDRNIPLGILGSLAFTTVLYVLIVAVMVGVSPLEELADTETPMAIAAEATLAQAGVVAVVLAAILALVSTANAGILSSSRYPFAMSRDNLAPDRFAAVSDRFGTPTTAITLTGSVMLVLIAFVPILEIAKLASAFQILVFILINVAIIAFRNADMDEYDPSFESPLYPAIQVFGILSGVVLLTQMGGVALVGAVIITVGSVAWYWFYARSRIDREGVAVDTIRRKTGREAVDRTEASLESQAYDVLVALTEGTTEEREQRLVHIAADMARQHDGGVTVIQFDEVPDQVPLQYASETQSSADLQFEAQTDHLSEEFDVPIQYGEIVSHDTKHAIVNFAEHEGANAILMERHPGRLSHQFIGSPIEWILRHAPCDVLLVEDRAFDDVSEITVLTDQSPYDPSKVRIADALAGELGATVRLVYAIDESATTDFKRTLDDYHSELVDLCSAPVTTEIVETDGSVDDLITIAASTEFLVLSRNYRLSHELRDSVSDQVIDAVEIPVLGVHTHESKRPGPLGRLVERYVF; from the coding sequence ATGACAAAGGACCTCGAACGAGACCTCGGACTTCCAGCCGTATTGGCCATTAGCATCGGCGCGATGATCGGCAGCGGGATCTTCATCCTCCCCGCGCTGGCGATCAATATCGCGGGCCCGGGCGTGATCCTCGCGTATCTGATCGCCGGGCTGCTCGTCGTCCCGGCCGCGCTGAGTAAATCCGAAATGGCGACCGCGATGCCCGAAGCCGGCGGGACGTACATCTACATCGAACGCGGAATGGGCCCGCTGTTGGGGACTATCGCCGGCGTCGGAACGTGGTTTTCGCTGGCGTTCAAGGGTGCGCTGGCGCTCGTCGGTGGCGTCCCGTACCTCGTGTTGCTCTTCGACCTTCCGGTTAAACCCGTGGCACTCGTGTTGGCGGTCGTCCTCATCGCCGTCAACCTGCTCGGCGTGAAACAGACCGGCCGGCTCCAGGTCGCCATCGTCGTCGTCATGCTCGCCGCCTTGCTGTGGTTCATCTACGGCGGAATGCCCGCCACCGAGACGGCCAACTACGACGGGTTCTTCGCCGACGGCGCGGGCGGCCTCCTCGCGGCGACCGGTCTCGTCTTCGTCTCCTACGCGGGCGTCACGAAAGTCGCGAGCGTCGCGGAAGAGGTCGAGCGACCGGATCGAAACATTCCGCTGGGGATCCTCGGCTCGCTCGCCTTCACGACGGTGCTGTACGTGCTCATCGTCGCCGTGATGGTCGGGGTTTCTCCGCTCGAGGAACTGGCGGATACGGAGACGCCGATGGCAATCGCCGCCGAGGCGACGCTCGCACAGGCGGGGGTCGTCGCCGTCGTCCTCGCAGCGATTCTCGCGCTCGTCAGCACCGCAAACGCCGGCATCCTCTCGTCGTCGCGCTATCCGTTCGCGATGAGTCGGGACAACCTCGCACCCGACCGGTTCGCGGCGGTCAGCGACCGATTCGGGACGCCGACGACCGCGATCACACTCACCGGAAGCGTGATGCTCGTGTTGATCGCGTTCGTCCCCATCCTCGAAATCGCAAAACTGGCTAGCGCGTTCCAGATCCTCGTGTTCATCCTGATCAACGTCGCCATCATCGCCTTTCGGAACGCGGACATGGACGAGTACGATCCCAGCTTCGAATCACCCCTCTATCCCGCAATTCAGGTGTTCGGCATCCTCAGCGGGGTCGTCCTCCTCACCCAGATGGGGGGCGTCGCGCTCGTCGGCGCGGTTATCATCACGGTCGGGAGCGTCGCCTGGTACTGGTTCTACGCCCGTTCCCGAATCGATCGCGAAGGAGTCGCTGTCGATACGATCCGACGGAAAACCGGACGAGAGGCCGTCGATCGGACCGAGGCGTCGCTCGAATCGCAGGCGTACGACGTGCTGGTCGCCCTGACCGAGGGGACGACCGAGGAGCGCGAACAGCGACTCGTCCACATCGCGGCCGACATGGCCCGACAGCACGACGGTGGCGTGACGGTCATTCAGTTCGACGAGGTTCCCGATCAGGTGCCGCTGCAGTACGCCTCGGAGACGCAGTCCTCGGCCGACCTCCAGTTCGAAGCACAGACGGACCACCTCTCCGAGGAGTTCGACGTCCCGATCCAGTACGGCGAGATCGTCAGTCACGACACGAAACACGCTATCGTAAACTTCGCCGAGCACGAGGGTGCGAATGCGATCCTGATGGAACGCCATCCCGGGCGACTCAGTCACCAGTTCATCGGCAGTCCGATCGAGTGGATCCTCCGACACGCGCCGTGTGACGTCCTCCTCGTCGAGGACCGCGCGTTCGACGACGTCTCGGAGATCACGGTCCTCACCGACCAGAGCCCCTACGACCCTTCGAAGGTCCGCATCGCCGACGCACTCGCCGGCGAACTGGGGGCGACGGTCAGACTGGTGTACGCCATCGACGAGTCAGCGACGACCGACTTCAAGCGGACGCTCGACGACTACCACAGCGAGCTGGTGGACCTCTGTTCGGCACCGGTCACGACGGAAATCGTCGAAACCGACGGCTCGGTTGACGATCTTATCACGATTGCAGCGTCCACCGAGTTCCTGGTGTTGAGCAGGAACTACCGCCTCAGTCACGAACTCCGGGACAGCGTGAGTGACCAGGTAATCGACGCCGTGGAGATCCCCGTACTCGGCGTCCACACGCACGAATCGAAGCGCCCTGGTCCCCTCGGCCGTCTCGTCGAACGATACGTGTTCTAA
- a CDS encoding long-chain-fatty-acid--CoA ligase, which translates to MKQEMLTTDFLERAVDIYGDVTGVVAHDGTAYTYEEVNDRVNQLAHALEERGVERGDRVALLAPNTHYFIETLYATNKLGAVFVPLNYRLTAGEYRYILEDCAANTLIADYDYAAKVEEIRDEIPAETFVGYRADEIDGEWTDYEEFLEGHPTEEPDRPEISEDDDASINYTSGTTGDPKGVVRTHRTEHWHALVLNQHMEIRDDDTYLWTLPMFHCNGWGHTYAITGTGGTHVCQRTFDAEGVFERVREYDVSFMCGAPTVLNNLIQYYEENPGLETTGDRDVRIATAGSAPATATIETVEDEFGWRIIHIYGLTETAPIITTSNSPRRLAERGRDLKVKQGSQTLCTDVRVVDEDGTEVPRDGETIGEIVVRGNQVMDRYLNKPDATEEAFNARLEGYFHTGDLATIDEDGMIAIQDRKKDIIISGGENISSIEVEDVLYDHPDVLKAAVIPVPSEQWGETPKALIVPRQGAAPAEDEILEFVGDHLAGYKKPTSVDFVDDLPETATGKVQKYELREEYWDEEETRVGQQ; encoded by the coding sequence ATGAAACAGGAGATGCTCACCACGGACTTCCTCGAGCGCGCGGTCGATATCTACGGCGACGTCACCGGCGTCGTCGCCCACGACGGGACGGCGTACACCTACGAGGAGGTAAACGACCGGGTCAACCAGCTCGCACACGCCCTCGAGGAACGCGGCGTCGAACGGGGGGACCGCGTCGCCCTGCTGGCGCCGAACACGCACTACTTCATCGAGACGCTGTACGCGACGAACAAGCTGGGCGCGGTGTTCGTCCCGCTGAACTACCGGCTGACCGCCGGCGAGTACCGGTACATCCTCGAGGACTGCGCGGCGAACACGCTGATCGCGGACTACGACTACGCGGCAAAGGTCGAGGAAATCCGCGACGAGATTCCGGCGGAGACGTTCGTCGGGTATCGGGCCGACGAGATAGACGGGGAGTGGACCGACTACGAGGAGTTCCTCGAGGGCCACCCCACCGAGGAACCCGACCGACCCGAGATCAGCGAGGACGACGACGCCAGCATCAACTACACCTCGGGGACGACGGGCGATCCGAAGGGGGTCGTCCGCACCCACCGCACGGAACACTGGCACGCCCTCGTGCTCAACCAGCACATGGAGATCCGGGACGACGACACCTACCTCTGGACGCTGCCGATGTTCCACTGCAACGGCTGGGGCCACACCTACGCGATCACGGGCACCGGCGGCACGCACGTCTGCCAGCGCACCTTCGACGCCGAAGGCGTCTTCGAGCGCGTGCGCGAGTACGACGTCTCGTTCATGTGCGGCGCGCCGACGGTCCTGAACAACCTCATCCAGTACTACGAAGAAAATCCCGGCCTCGAGACCACGGGCGACCGCGACGTTCGCATCGCGACGGCCGGCTCGGCACCCGCCACGGCCACCATCGAAACCGTCGAGGACGAGTTCGGCTGGCGGATCATCCACATCTACGGGCTGACCGAGACCGCGCCGATCATCACGACGAGCAACTCGCCGCGCCGACTCGCCGAGCGCGGCCGCGACCTCAAGGTCAAGCAGGGCAGCCAGACCCTCTGTACCGACGTGCGGGTCGTCGACGAGGACGGGACCGAGGTCCCCCGGGACGGCGAGACCATCGGCGAGATCGTCGTCCGCGGCAACCAGGTGATGGACCGGTATCTCAACAAGCCCGACGCCACCGAGGAGGCCTTCAACGCGCGCCTCGAGGGCTACTTCCACACCGGCGACCTCGCCACTATCGACGAAGACGGCATGATCGCGATCCAGGACCGCAAGAAGGACATCATCATCTCCGGCGGCGAGAACATCTCGAGCATCGAGGTCGAGGACGTGCTCTACGACCACCCCGACGTCCTGAAGGCCGCCGTTATCCCAGTCCCCAGCGAGCAGTGGGGCGAGACCCCGAAGGCGCTGATCGTCCCGCGTCAGGGTGCGGCGCCGGCCGAAGACGAGATCCTCGAGTTCGTCGGCGACCACCTCGCGGGCTACAAGAAACCCACGAGCGTCGACTTCGTCGACGATCTACCGGAGACCGCGACCGGCAAGGTCCAGAAGTACGAACTCCGCGAGGAGTACTGGGACGAAGAAGAGACGCGTGTGGGACAGCAATAA